Below is a genomic region from Pedobacter cryoconitis.
TGTTTAAAGAGATATCACTTCCGTCATAAAGACATGAGTTTGTACCTGTACCTAAGATTGCGGCAAAACCTGGTTCATCACCCAGTAATGCTCTGCAAGAAGCCAGTAAATCATGGCCAATAAAGATGATTGCATTAGGGAAAACCTGTCCCATAGCATCCGCTACAATTTTTTTATTCGCGTCAGTTGAACAACCTGCGCCATAATAATATACTTCTGTTAGCTTATCTGCCTCTAAATGATCTGGTAAAGATTTTTTTAAAGATTCAACGATATAATCTGTACGGGAAAAATACGGATTGTAACCTTCGGTATTAAAATGAATTTTTCTACCAGCTTCATTAATTAAGCACCAATTGGTTTTGGTTGAACCACCATCTGCAATAACTATCATCTTAATTTGTTTTTTTTGGGGTAAAAGTAAATATTCCTGACACTTCAAACATGTTTTTTTCCATTTTCAGTTTTTTTTTCTGATTCCTGCGTTTATCCTTGTAAGTTATTTTTCAATTTTATTATTATTCCTTCTATTTACTAGCTGTTAGCCTTCCCAATTCAAATATCTTCTTCCCTATGCTTCTTCGTAAACCGCAAATATTCAGGTCTTAAGCCTTCGTAATTAAGATATTGTTAAATTAACACTAAGATAAAATTACACTAGTTATTTTAAATTCCAAATTTTAATATTTTATCGGGGAGAACAAATGTCATAATATTCTTTTAAAATACCCAATCATTCAATTTTAAAACACTCATAAAGAGCAATTAAAGAATTTTATGTGGTATTTAACGAACACACGAATAAAAATACTTTGATGTGAGCTGTAATTGTGATAATTTCACCTTTAAGGATTAAAAGAAGCGCAAAAAACTAAAATTGTATGCTGTCCTGTTTTTTCTATGCAAAATAAAATAGATTTTAGAAGTGATACCGTAACTATACCCACACCAGAAATGATCGCTGCGATGATGACCGCAAAAGTTGGTGATGATGTATATGGAGAAGATGAAACCGTAGCTGCACTTGAAAGTAAATTATCCAGGCTTTTTAATATGGAAGCCGGACTTTTTTGTCCTTCGGGAACAATGACAAACCAGATCGCAATCAAATGTTTTACTCAGCCTATGGATGAAGTGATATGCGATCAGACTGCTCATGTTTACCGGTACGAAGGCGGAGGGATTGCTTTTCATTCGGGAGCATCGGTCAGATTACTGAACGGGCCAAGAGGGATTTTAAGCCCCGAACTCATCAGCCCGGAAATTAATGAAGATAATATCCATTATCCGGATTCAAGTTTAGTTGTTCTGGAAAATACCGTGAATAAAGGGGGAGGGGCCTGTTACACGCTGGAACAGATTGCGCCAATTGCGGAATTATGTAAAAGTAAAGGGTTGAAACTTCATTTAGATGGGGCAAGGATATTTAATGCACTGGTTAAAACCGGGGATGCTGCGGAAGATTACGGACAGTATTTTGATGGGATTTCTATCTGTCTTTCCAAAGGACTGGGGGCACCGGTAGGCTCCGTATTGTTAGGTACTAAAGAAACTATCCACAAGGCAAACAAGATCCGTAAAGCATTTGGCGGCGGAATGCGACAGGCAGGTTTTCTTGCTGCTGCGGGTATTTATGCATTGGATCACCATGTTGTAAGGCTTGCTGAAGATCATCTGCATGCACAGTTACTGGCTGATGCTTTGAGCGCTGCTGATTTTGTAGCTGCTGTGATGCCTGTTGAAACAAATATTGTAATTTTTAAAATAGCTGAAAGTTATACGACAGCAAGTGTATTGGACAGTTTGATCAAAAGCGGGATTTTATGCGGTGCTACTGGCCCGGATACCTTAAGGTTTGTGACGCATTTGAATACAGATGCCAATCAGATTGCACGGGCTGTCCAGTTGATCAAAGAACTGAAACCAGTGAAAAAATCCTAAACAGATCGATATGAAGAAGATTTTAATTGCCAACAGGGGGGAGATTGCTTTGCGTATTATGCGCTCTGCAAAGGAAATGGGTATTTTGACAGTCGCTGTGTTCTCAGAGGCTGATAGAGAGGCGCTGCATGTACGTTATGCAGATGAAGCAATTTTTATAGGGCCAGCCCCGGCAAGTCAATCTTATTTAGCCGGTCAGAAAATCATTGATGCTTGTTTACTGACAGGTGCAGAAGCGATCCATCCCGGGTATGGGTTTTTATCAGAGAATGCAGAGTTTGCGGGAATGGTGAAGGAGGCAGGTCTGATTTTAATTGGCCCCTCACCCGAGGCAATGGCTATTATGGGGAATAAATTGTCTGCAAAAGCTGCTGCGCTGAAATATCAGATCCCTATGGTTCCTGGAACTGAAGAAGCAATTACTGATATTGAAGAGGCGAAACGCAGAGCACAGGAAGTTGGTTTCCCAATACTGATCAAAGCCGCCGCTGGTGGTGGTGGAAAAGGAATGCGGATTGTAGAAGAACTTGCTGCTTTTGAAGAGCAGATGCAATTGGCAGTGAGTGAAGCGAAATCGGCATTTGGTGATGGCGCAGTGTTTATAGAAAGATATGTGTCCTCTCCCAGGCATATAGAAATACAGGTTTTAGGTGATAATTATGGAAATATTGTCCACTTGTTTGAAAGGGAGTGTTCTATTCAGAGAAGGCATCAAAAGGTGATTGAAGAAGCGCCTTCCAGTGTACTCAGTCCTGAAATCAGGGCGGAAATGGGTAAATGTGCTGTGGATGTAGCGAGATCTGTTAATTATACAGGTGCGGGGACAGTAGAGTTTATTCTGGATGAGAATCTTGATTTCTTTTTTCTGGAAATGAATACCCGTTTACAAGTAGAACATCCGGTGACAGAATTGATCACGGGATTGGATTTGGTTAAAGAACAAATAAAAATAGCCAGAGGTGAAAAGTTAAGCTATAGCCAGGAAGATTTAAAAATCAATGGCCACGCGATAGAACTCAGGGTTTATGCGGAAGATCCTCAGCACAATTTCCTTCCGGATATTGGTGTTTTGAAAACTTACCGTACACCAAAAGGCAACGGAGTAAGGGTAGATGATGGGTTTGAACAGGGAATGGAAATTCCTGTGTATTATGACCCTATGATCGCCAAGCTGATTACTTTTGGTGCAGACCGCAAAGAGGCTATTGCGAGAATGCGCAGGGCGATTTCAGAATATGACATTACAGGCATTCAAACTACTTTGAACTTTGGTAAATTTGTAATGGAACATGAGGCGTTTACTTCCGGAAATTTTGATACCCATTTCGTTGGTAAATACTTCAATCCCGAAAACAAGGAAGATACAGACGAAGATGAAGCCCTGATTGCGGCAATAGTCGCGTTGAAAAGCCTGAAGAAAAAAAATAGTTCTGCTGTGAGCATAGCAGCAGAAGGAACATCGAGCAACTGGCTTAAAAACCGGACAAAATATTAAAATTTATGTTTACAGGAATTATTGAAACACTAGGTACAGTAAAAGAGATTGTAGCAGAAGGAACAAATCTTCATTTTACAATCGAATCTGCACTGAGTAATGAATTGAAAATTGATCAGAGTGTATCTCATAACGGCGTATGTTTAACTGTTGTGGCATTAAATGATACGACCCATACGGTTACGGCTATTCAGGAGACACTGGAAAAAAGTAACCTTCAACACCTCAGTGAAGGGATGAAAGTGAATCTGGAGCGTTGTATGCAGATGAACGGACGCCTGGACGGACATATAGTACAGGGGCATGTAGACCAGACTGCGGTATGTGTGCTGAGAGAAGAACTGGATGGCAGCTGGGAATACCGTTTTAAATATGATAGCAGCAAAGGCAATGTAACGGTTGAAAAGGGATCTGTTTGTATTAACGGAATCAGCTTAACAGTGGTTAACTCTGCTGCTGATGAATTTTCTGTATTTATTATTCCTTATACTTTTGAACATACTAATTTACAAGAAGTAAATACGGGGGACACGGTTAACCTTGAATTTGATATTATTGGTAAATATGTAGCAAGGTTGCTTCATAAATAAGTGGTTTGATTTTTTGATTTTAAAACTAAAATCCCTTATGTCGTTGTTTATCTTACGTTTATCCCATTTTCCGGAAGGACTTGAAATCTATGGCAAGGTAATTGGTTACTACTTATTGTAAATAATTACAGCAGAATATAAAAATTTAGTCATATGGATACTTTAAAAAAGTTTGAATTAATGGAGAAGATTGTAAGAGAATTAGAAGACTTACAACATTCGCAACAAGCAATTATTCAAAAAATCGGCAAGATTGAAGTAGATAATATTGAATTAGGAGATAAAAAATTAGATAAAGATTTACCAGATATGCATCAGCGTGTTGCTGATAACCTGGATACAATTGTGGGGATATTAGCTTATTTTGCTGATAAAACTCAAAACTTTGGTAACAAGAATAATGTTGAGGTGCTTAAAGAAAAGCAAATCATCGATGAGGCGACAAAGGGTTAGTAAACCTGATTGTTGTGTGAAAAAAGGGCTGTTTTTTAAACGGCCCTTTTTTATGCCTGGTGTCTGGGAATTCGCAGGTTGAATAAAGTTCCTGTACCTAATTCGCTCTCAATGGTAATACTTCCTTCGTTACGCTCCATAAAATCCCAGCAAACCATTAAGCCGATTCCGGTACCTTTCTCATTTTGTGTGCCCCGGCTGGAGAAATTCTCTCCGTTAAAAATTTTCTGAATATTTTCGATTGCAATACCCACGCCGTTGTCCTGAATTTGTAAGCCTATGTATTCTGCATTAATGTAAGCAGCTGTAATGTTAATCTGACAATTTTCGTGGCAGAATTTGATTGCATTAATGATCAGGTTACGAATCACAATCTGCATCATCAGCAAATCGGCATAAGCAACCAGATCATCTGTTAATTGCTGAACAATCTTTATCTTTTTTACTGACGCAGCTTTAAGATGGTAACTAACTTCTGAACTAATCAGTTTTTTCAGGTCAAAAAGGTCTTTATTAATTCCATATCCTTTCAGCTGGCTTCTTGACCAATGCAGAATGTTTTCTAATAAATCAGTCGTATAAGAAATGTCTTTAGTCAGCGTAGGAGAAAGATCTTTAAATTCTTCTGCACTAATGGTATCATCAGAGGTCATTTTTAAGACCTCAGCCAGATTCAGCAATGGCCCTCTGAGGTCATGTGCCATAATAGAAAATATCCGGTCTTTGAGTTGATTTAATTTTTGAAGTTCTTCTGCCTGACGCTGAGATTTTAAAGCTTCCTGCCTGGCATTCGTTAAATCCTGAAGTTTAATAATCGTTGCATTTCTATTGAGCTTGTTTTCATTTAAAAAACAAACATCTGCTTCCAGATCAAATACGCCGTTTGCCGTATGTACCAGTAACTCTACTTTCCCGGACTCTTGCTGATTGAGCAGATCCAGCAATTCTGGCTGGTATTGCAGCAATTCATTCACATCTTTACCAATAATTTTGTCTGCGTGATAGACACTGATATATTTCTTAAAGGCAGAGTTATAATCGATAACCCGGTTGCGGTGATCCAGCACCATGAATCCGTCTCCCATCAGCTCCAGAACTTTTTCTCTGGCAACGGGCAGTACATTCAATAGTTTAAATCTATAAATCGCTATAAAAATCAGAAAGGTAGAGACCTGAAAAGCGAAAGGAGTGATATCCAGGTTTGGAATTGGCCTTAAGCCGATTAAATAAGAGAAATTCGCTATCCATGGAAGCATTGCTGCGGTCAGGATAACCCTGTTTTGTTTTTTATAAACACGGTCAGAACGCCTGAATTTTTTAACCAGAAAATAGTTTCCGACGATCAGCAGTGCATAAAAATAACAGATGAAAAAATAAAAGGCAATTCCAGGAACGATTTTAAGCATAGGAAAGCTTCCGCTGTAATCAACACTGACCTTTTTATAATGCAGGTGATGCAGATTATTAGTCCAGACCAGCAGTAGGTACAGGACAGGGACAGCAGTGATCAGAAACTGATTACCTGGTTTTTTTAACCATTTTTCTTTTCCTGCCAGATCTAAACAGAATAAAAACCAGTAAAAAGGAACAGCCACAATACCCAGGTATTCAACGTCAATGAGCATCTTCATGTGCTCTAACGTTTTGCTGGCCAGCTCAAAGCCATAAGCCAGAGACCAGACTGAATTAGACAACATCAGGTAGCCTACCCAACGGACTGTACCTTTTTCATTACTTAAGATATATCCGGAAAGCAGAAGGGTAATAATGCCAGAAATAATCAGGCTTAATGCATAGAGGTTAAAATCTAAATCCATTAGAAAACTGATTGCAGCATAAGGTTCGGGAGCATAAACAAAGCTATGAAATAACGTGCGATTAATTTAAATTGACGTAATTTAGTTTGCAAAAAAAATAATCCTAATTTTACTCCATATAAAAGCCATATTGTGCTTGATTACCTTTAAAATAACAAACAAATAAAAATTTATGAAAAAAATTGTTCTATTCTCATTGTTTATCTGCTTTAGCGCAGTAGCTTTTGGCCAGATACTGCCATCTTTTCAATTTGGTGTTAAAGGAGGAGCCAATCTTTCTAAATTAAGTACCCACAATACATTTAGCAGTGATAACTCAGCGGGTTATTATGCAGGTGTTTGGGCCAGAATCGGAGCAGCAGGGATACATTTTCAACCGGAGCTTTATTTGTCAGGTAAAAACACGACAATGGTGAGCAACGATCCTGCATTTGCTGGTCAGGAAAACAAAGTTAAATTTACAAGTCTTGATGTGCCTTTATTGATTGGTACTAAAATTGGTGCGGCTGGTATCGGAGTGCGTTTAAATACAGGTCCTGTAGTTTCATTTATTTTGGATGATAAACAATCTTTTGGTGCTGCTACGAGTAATATTTTTAGTGGTGATTTCAAAAAACAAGCTGTTGCATGGCAGTTTGGTGCTGGTTTAGATCTTGGTAAATTAGGTGTAGACCTTAGATATGAGGCTGGTATTACCAAATTGGGAAAACAAAACTATGATGGCCAGAGATTAAACTTATTTACTTTAGGATTGGCACTTAAACTTTTTTAAGCCCGGAATTTATTGAGTAAAACGATTAGCAGTCCTTTAAAGTCCTGCTATGCAAAAAAGGAGTAAACGGATCACGTTTACTCCTTTTTTTTGGCGTTAAATTTGCTGGAATAATCTTCCCTAACCTTAAATCCTTACGCTATGAGTATCAAAGAGTTATTATTGAATGGAACCAGCTTTTTATTGCTGATGAAAGAGTATGCTATCGATATCGCCGATATTAAAATAAAGGACGAAGAAGTACTAGCTGTACAGTTTTTGCAACATCCTGAGGTCTCTAAGGAGAGTATTTGTATCGAAGGCAAAAATAAAGACGGAATTATTAATTTTTTTGGTACCCTTCACTATAATCTCCTGAACAAATTAGCTGTATTTGAAATGCAGGGATTTGAGCGGACTGCTTTGCCGGAACTGACTTAGGATGGCTTTAGGATTTCTTTGATTTCATAATTAAATGCTCCTTTAATGGGGCGTATGGGAGTATCTTTGGCATCACTCAGCACTTTCACAAAACAAGCTCCGAAATAAAAGATAAAGGAAGAATAAAATACAAAAAGCATAATCAGTACAATAGAACCAGATGCCCCATAGATGTTTCCTATGTTGCTCATTGGTAATGCGATACGTAGAATGTATTTCCCAAGTGTGAAAAGTATTCCAGTTAGAATGCCACCTCTGATTGAAGATTTCCATGTCGGTCTTCCACTTGTCAGAAAGCGGAATAAAACGCTGAACCAGGTGGTTACAATTGCAACAAACAGCAATTGGTTTAAGATCATTAGAAATACCCTTGCGAAAGTAGGAGAGGCTGTGTTGATATATACACCAATAAAAGCTTGCAGACTATCTGTTAGCAACCCTATAAAGAATAATAAGCCTGCCAGCAGAATAATCACCATGGATCTTGCTCTTATTTTTAGTTTAAACAGAAAACTTGTATGTTCTTTCATGCCGATAGACCAGATCTGATCCATGGAATTCTTGATCACTGCGAAAAGTGTGGTCGCCACAAACAGGAAAAATACAAAACTCAGTAATGTGGCGTACCATTTATGGTCCATTCCCCTGATATTTCTTAAAGTTTGCCTGATTTGTTGGGTACTGCTGTCATCCAGTATGGTTCCCAGACGTTCGAAAATCCGGTTTGCCATAGTCTTGCGGTCGATGAAAAAGCCGAACAACCTGATCAGGATCAATAATATAGGTGGTAAAGCAAAGTTGGCGAAAAAGGCTGTTGCTCCGGCCAGTCTTAACGGGTCATTCTTTTGAAAGAGTTTAAATGCTTTCCTGAAATGCACTGTAAAAATATGAATTCTTTGGATAGTGATATTAAACATGCCTCTCTGGTTGCCGGTGAAGCCCGAAAGTACTTAAATTTTCCGAATGGAAGGATAGAAAAAAACAACTTTACCAGGGAAATCCCGCGGGAGACCTGAAAGGCCTTCCCACGAGTTATGCCTGGTTTTTGTAAACAATTTAGCTAAACACACCACATAATTAACTAAACAACACACCATATGGCTGTAAAACCACATTGGTAATAAGCTTACAGGTTATACATAACCTATTTAAGCTCAATAAGTTTGAAAATTAAACCAATAAAACTTGATTACTGTTTAAAGTACTGACTGATTAAACGTGCAAAAGGGGTAATACCCCTATTCGAATTTTCATTTTTTTTTATAAAAAACCATTGTTATATCATATGTTAACATTCGCTACCCCCTCAGACAGCGTAACGCAGCCAATAAATAACAATGGTTTTATACTATTTTAAAGGTTACCTCTTAGTTCTTGTTCACGCTCTAAAGATTCAAACAAAGCCTTAAAGTTTCCTGCACCAAAAGATTGCGCACCTTTTCTCTGAATAATTTCAAAAAATAAAGTCGGACGATCCTGAACAGGCTTAGTGAAAATCTGAAGTAAATAACCTTCTTCATCATGATCAACCAGGATGCCTAATTCTTGTAAAGGCGCAATATCTTCATCGATTTTACCAACACGTTCTATTAAAGTGTCATAGTAAGCTTTTGGCGGCGGGCTTAAAAACTCTACTCCACGTGCTTTCATCTCTCTTACGGTTTGAATAACATCGTGGGTAGCTACTGCAATATGCTGCACACCTTCACCATTATAAAACTCCAGGTATTCTTCGATCTGAGATTTCTTTTTACCTTCAGCAGGTTCATTGATCGGGAATTTTACGTAGCCATTTTTGTTGCTCATCACCTTACTCATTAAAGCAGAGTATTCTGTGTTGATCTGTTTATCATCAAATGAAAGGATATTTCTGAAGCCCATTACATCTTCATACCATTTCACAGCTTCGTTCATTCTGTTCCAGC
It encodes:
- a CDS encoding threonine aldolase family protein — translated: MQNKIDFRSDTVTIPTPEMIAAMMTAKVGDDVYGEDETVAALESKLSRLFNMEAGLFCPSGTMTNQIAIKCFTQPMDEVICDQTAHVYRYEGGGIAFHSGASVRLLNGPRGILSPELISPEINEDNIHYPDSSLVVLENTVNKGGGACYTLEQIAPIAELCKSKGLKLHLDGARIFNALVKTGDAAEDYGQYFDGISICLSKGLGAPVGSVLLGTKETIHKANKIRKAFGGGMRQAGFLAAAGIYALDHHVVRLAEDHLHAQLLADALSAADFVAAVMPVETNIVIFKIAESYTTASVLDSLIKSGILCGATGPDTLRFVTHLNTDANQIARAVQLIKELKPVKKS
- the accC gene encoding acetyl-CoA carboxylase biotin carboxylase subunit — translated: MKKILIANRGEIALRIMRSAKEMGILTVAVFSEADREALHVRYADEAIFIGPAPASQSYLAGQKIIDACLLTGAEAIHPGYGFLSENAEFAGMVKEAGLILIGPSPEAMAIMGNKLSAKAAALKYQIPMVPGTEEAITDIEEAKRRAQEVGFPILIKAAAGGGGKGMRIVEELAAFEEQMQLAVSEAKSAFGDGAVFIERYVSSPRHIEIQVLGDNYGNIVHLFERECSIQRRHQKVIEEAPSSVLSPEIRAEMGKCAVDVARSVNYTGAGTVEFILDENLDFFFLEMNTRLQVEHPVTELITGLDLVKEQIKIARGEKLSYSQEDLKINGHAIELRVYAEDPQHNFLPDIGVLKTYRTPKGNGVRVDDGFEQGMEIPVYYDPMIAKLITFGADRKEAIARMRRAISEYDITGIQTTLNFGKFVMEHEAFTSGNFDTHFVGKYFNPENKEDTDEDEALIAAIVALKSLKKKNSSAVSIAAEGTSSNWLKNRTKY
- a CDS encoding riboflavin synthase translates to MFTGIIETLGTVKEIVAEGTNLHFTIESALSNELKIDQSVSHNGVCLTVVALNDTTHTVTAIQETLEKSNLQHLSEGMKVNLERCMQMNGRLDGHIVQGHVDQTAVCVLREELDGSWEYRFKYDSSKGNVTVEKGSVCINGISLTVVNSAADEFSVFIIPYTFEHTNLQEVNTGDTVNLEFDIIGKYVARLLHK
- a CDS encoding histidine kinase N-terminal 7TM domain-containing protein is translated as MDLDFNLYALSLIISGIITLLLSGYILSNEKGTVRWVGYLMLSNSVWSLAYGFELASKTLEHMKMLIDVEYLGIVAVPFYWFLFCLDLAGKEKWLKKPGNQFLITAVPVLYLLLVWTNNLHHLHYKKVSVDYSGSFPMLKIVPGIAFYFFICYFYALLIVGNYFLVKKFRRSDRVYKKQNRVILTAAMLPWIANFSYLIGLRPIPNLDITPFAFQVSTFLIFIAIYRFKLLNVLPVAREKVLELMGDGFMVLDHRNRVIDYNSAFKKYISVYHADKIIGKDVNELLQYQPELLDLLNQQESGKVELLVHTANGVFDLEADVCFLNENKLNRNATIIKLQDLTNARQEALKSQRQAEELQKLNQLKDRIFSIMAHDLRGPLLNLAEVLKMTSDDTISAEEFKDLSPTLTKDISYTTDLLENILHWSRSQLKGYGINKDLFDLKKLISSEVSYHLKAASVKKIKIVQQLTDDLVAYADLLMMQIVIRNLIINAIKFCHENCQINITAAYINAEYIGLQIQDNGVGIAIENIQKIFNGENFSSRGTQNEKGTGIGLMVCWDFMERNEGSITIESELGTGTLFNLRIPRHQA
- a CDS encoding porin family protein, whose product is MKKIVLFSLFICFSAVAFGQILPSFQFGVKGGANLSKLSTHNTFSSDNSAGYYAGVWARIGAAGIHFQPELYLSGKNTTMVSNDPAFAGQENKVKFTSLDVPLLIGTKIGAAGIGVRLNTGPVVSFILDDKQSFGAATSNIFSGDFKKQAVAWQFGAGLDLGKLGVDLRYEAGITKLGKQNYDGQRLNLFTLGLALKLF
- a CDS encoding YihY/virulence factor BrkB family protein, whose translation is MFNITIQRIHIFTVHFRKAFKLFQKNDPLRLAGATAFFANFALPPILLILIRLFGFFIDRKTMANRIFERLGTILDDSSTQQIRQTLRNIRGMDHKWYATLLSFVFFLFVATTLFAVIKNSMDQIWSIGMKEHTSFLFKLKIRARSMVIILLAGLLFFIGLLTDSLQAFIGVYINTASPTFARVFLMILNQLLFVAIVTTWFSVLFRFLTSGRPTWKSSIRGGILTGILFTLGKYILRIALPMSNIGNIYGASGSIVLIMLFVFYSSFIFYFGACFVKVLSDAKDTPIRPIKGAFNYEIKEILKPS
- the hppD gene encoding 4-hydroxyphenylpyruvate dioxygenase; this translates as MQTLVVEKDTEVRDFLPLNGTDHLELYVGNAKQSAHFYKTAFGFETVAYAGPETGLRDRASYVLQQGKIRLVLTTPMGSEGVIAEHIKTHGDGVKILALWVDDAYKSYEETIKRGAVSYQEPQTLTDEFGEVRTAGIYTYGETVHLFVERKNYKGAFMPGYVAVEGGYQPGNTGLLYIDHCVGNVGWNRMNEAVKWYEDVMGFRNILSFDDKQINTEYSALMSKVMSNKNGYVKFPINEPAEGKKKSQIEEYLEFYNGEGVQHIAVATHDVIQTVREMKARGVEFLSPPPKAYYDTLIERVGKIDEDIAPLQELGILVDHDEEGYLLQIFTKPVQDRPTLFFEIIQRKGAQSFGAGNFKALFESLEREQELRGNL